From a single Notolabrus celidotus isolate fNotCel1 chromosome 7, fNotCel1.pri, whole genome shotgun sequence genomic region:
- the g3bp2 gene encoding ras GTPase-activating protein-binding protein 2 isoform X3: MVMEKPSPLLVGREFVRQYYTLLNKAPDFLHRFYGRNSSYVHGGLDPSGKLAEAVYGQAEIHKKVMSLQFSECHTKIRHVDAHATLSDGVVVQVLGELSNNGQPMRKFMQTFVLAPEGSVANKFYVHNDIFRYEDEVFGDSEAELDEESEEEVEEEAEERQPSPEPLQESPNSTTYYEPHPVTNGVEEPMEEPAPEPEPEPEPEPKAEEIKPEAEEKVLEDMEEKAPSPVPAESPPNTQEPAKTFSWASVTSKNLPPTGTVTSSGISPHVVKAPSSQPRVEAKPETQTAPLRPRDQRTRDRPAFTSRGPRPGGREDNEPGDMDSRRIVRYPDSHQLFVGNLPHDIDESELKDFFMTYGNVVELRINTKGVGGKLPNFGFVVFDDSDPVQRILGAKVDGPIMFRGGVRLNVEEKKTRAVRERETRGGGDDRRDMRRNDRGPGGSRGVVGSGMMRERDGRGPPPRGGMAPKPGMGSGRGSGGQGEGRFTTQRR, translated from the exons ATGGTGATGGAGAAGCCAAGTCCCCTGCTTGTAGGGCGGGAGTTTGTGAGGCAGTATTACACACTCTTAAACAAGGCGCCGGATTTTCTGCACAG GTTTTATGGGAGGAATTCTTCCTATGTCCACGGTGGACTTGACCCAAGTGGGAAGCTGGCGGAGGCAGTGTATGGGCAAGCG GAAATCCACAAGAAGGTCATGTCCCTGCAGTTCAGTGAATGCCACACAAAGATCAGGCATGTGGATGCGCATGCCACTCTGAGTGATGGAGTGGTGGTGCAAGTCCTTGGAGAACTGTCCAACAATGGCCAGCCCATGAGGAAGTTCATGCAAACTTTTGTGCTCGCGCCAGAG GGTTCAGTGGCAAACAAGTTCTACGTCCACAATGACATCTTTCGCTACGAGGATGAGGTTTTTGGAGACTCTGAAGCTGAGCTTGATGAGG AATCTGAGGAGGAAGTAGAAGAGGAGGCAGAAGAGAGGCAGCCATCCCCTGAGCCACTTCAGGAAAGCCCCAACAGCACCACCTATTATGAACCTCACCCTGTCAc TAATGGAGTAGAAGAGCCCATGGAGGAGCCAGCTCCAGAACCAGAGCCTGAGCCAGAGCCCGAGCCCAAAGCAGAGGAGATAAAACCTGAGGCAGAGGAGAAGGTTCTGGAAGACATGGAGGAGAAGGCACCTTCACCGGTCCCTGCAGAGTCCCCACCAAACACCCAGGAACCTGCCAAG ACTTTCTCCTGGGCCTCGGTGACCAGTAAAAACTTGCCCCCTACCGGCACAGTCACTTCTTCTGGAATCTCACCCCATGTTGTTAAAGCTCCAAGCTCACAG CCCAGAGTGGAGGCCAAGCcggagacacagacagcaccTCTGCGGCCGCGAGACCAGCGCACGCGGGACAGACCAGCTTTCACTTCACGGGGTCCAAGACCTG GTGGACGGGAAGATAACGAACCTGGTGACATGGACAGTAGGCGGATTGTCCGATACCCAGACAGCCACCAGCTCTTTGTCGGCAACCTTCCACATGACATCGATGAGAGCGAGCTTAAAGATTTCTTCATGA CGTATGGAAATGTCGTGGAGCTGAGGATCAACACCAAGGGTGTTGGTGGAAAGCTGCCGAACTTTGGATTTGTGGTCTTTGACGACTCTGATCCTGTGCAAAGAATCCTTGGGGCCAAGGTAGACGGG CCCATCATGTTCCGAGGGGGGGTGCGTCTGAATGtagaggagaagaagacgaGGGCAGTGCGTGAGCGAGAGACGCGCGGTGGAGGCGACGATCGCAGGGACATGCGGCGCAATGACCGAGGCCCAGGAGGTTCCAGAGGTGTCGTGGGCAGCGGAATGATGCGTGAACGTGACGGGAGGGGACCGCCTCCTCGAGGTGGCATGGCCCCCAAACCTGGCATGGGCTCTGGGAGAGGCTCTGGTGGCCAGGGAGAGGGCCGCTTCACCACCCAGCGCCGCTGA
- the g3bp2 gene encoding ras GTPase-activating protein-binding protein 2 isoform X4 yields the protein MVMEKPSPLLVGREFVRQYYTLLNKAPDFLHRFYGRNSSYVHGGLDPSGKLAEAVYGQAEIHKKVMSLQFSECHTKIRHVDAHATLSDGVVVQVLGELSNNGQPMRKFMQTFVLAPEGSVANKFYVHNDIFRYEDEVFGDSEAELDEESEEEVEEEAEERQPSPEPLQESPNSTTYYEPHPVTNGVEEPMEEPAPEPEPEPEPEPKAEEIKPEAEEKVLEDMEEKAPSPVPAESPPNTQEPAKTFSWASVTSKNLPPTGTVTSSGISPHVVKAPSSQPRVEAKPETQTAPLRPRDQRTRDRPAFTSRGPRPGGREDNEPGDMDSRRIVRYPDSHQLFVGNLPHDIDESELKDFFMTYGNVVELRINTKGVGGKLPNFGFVVFDDSDPVQRILGAKPIMFRGGVRLNVEEKKTRAVRERETRGGGDDRRDMRRNDRGPGGSRGVVGSGMMRERDGRGPPPRGGMAPKPGMGSGRGSGGQGEGRFTTQRR from the exons ATGGTGATGGAGAAGCCAAGTCCCCTGCTTGTAGGGCGGGAGTTTGTGAGGCAGTATTACACACTCTTAAACAAGGCGCCGGATTTTCTGCACAG GTTTTATGGGAGGAATTCTTCCTATGTCCACGGTGGACTTGACCCAAGTGGGAAGCTGGCGGAGGCAGTGTATGGGCAAGCG GAAATCCACAAGAAGGTCATGTCCCTGCAGTTCAGTGAATGCCACACAAAGATCAGGCATGTGGATGCGCATGCCACTCTGAGTGATGGAGTGGTGGTGCAAGTCCTTGGAGAACTGTCCAACAATGGCCAGCCCATGAGGAAGTTCATGCAAACTTTTGTGCTCGCGCCAGAG GGTTCAGTGGCAAACAAGTTCTACGTCCACAATGACATCTTTCGCTACGAGGATGAGGTTTTTGGAGACTCTGAAGCTGAGCTTGATGAGG AATCTGAGGAGGAAGTAGAAGAGGAGGCAGAAGAGAGGCAGCCATCCCCTGAGCCACTTCAGGAAAGCCCCAACAGCACCACCTATTATGAACCTCACCCTGTCAc TAATGGAGTAGAAGAGCCCATGGAGGAGCCAGCTCCAGAACCAGAGCCTGAGCCAGAGCCCGAGCCCAAAGCAGAGGAGATAAAACCTGAGGCAGAGGAGAAGGTTCTGGAAGACATGGAGGAGAAGGCACCTTCACCGGTCCCTGCAGAGTCCCCACCAAACACCCAGGAACCTGCCAAG ACTTTCTCCTGGGCCTCGGTGACCAGTAAAAACTTGCCCCCTACCGGCACAGTCACTTCTTCTGGAATCTCACCCCATGTTGTTAAAGCTCCAAGCTCACAG CCCAGAGTGGAGGCCAAGCcggagacacagacagcaccTCTGCGGCCGCGAGACCAGCGCACGCGGGACAGACCAGCTTTCACTTCACGGGGTCCAAGACCTG GTGGACGGGAAGATAACGAACCTGGTGACATGGACAGTAGGCGGATTGTCCGATACCCAGACAGCCACCAGCTCTTTGTCGGCAACCTTCCACATGACATCGATGAGAGCGAGCTTAAAGATTTCTTCATGA CGTATGGAAATGTCGTGGAGCTGAGGATCAACACCAAGGGTGTTGGTGGAAAGCTGCCGAACTTTGGATTTGTGGTCTTTGACGACTCTGATCCTGTGCAAAGAATCCTTGGGGCCAAG CCCATCATGTTCCGAGGGGGGGTGCGTCTGAATGtagaggagaagaagacgaGGGCAGTGCGTGAGCGAGAGACGCGCGGTGGAGGCGACGATCGCAGGGACATGCGGCGCAATGACCGAGGCCCAGGAGGTTCCAGAGGTGTCGTGGGCAGCGGAATGATGCGTGAACGTGACGGGAGGGGACCGCCTCCTCGAGGTGGCATGGCCCCCAAACCTGGCATGGGCTCTGGGAGAGGCTCTGGTGGCCAGGGAGAGGGCCGCTTCACCACCCAGCGCCGCTGA
- the g3bp2 gene encoding ras GTPase-activating protein-binding protein 2 isoform X1 gives MVMEKPSPLLVGREFVRQYYTLLNKAPDFLHRFYGRNSSYVHGGLDPSGKLAEAVYGQAEIHKKVMSLQFSECHTKIRHVDAHATLSDGVVVQVLGELSNNGQPMRKFMQTFVLAPEGSVANKFYVHNDIFRYEDEVFGDSEAELDEESEEEVEEEAEERQPSPEPLQESPNSTTYYEPHPVTNGVEEPMEEPAPEPEPEPEPEPKAEEIKPEAEEKVLEDMEEKAPSPVPAESPPNTQEPAKTFSWASVTSKNLPPTGTVTSSGISPHVVKAPSSQPRVEAKPETQTAPLRPRDQRTRDRPAFTSRGPRPDGVSSSESQTGKPHLSFVNKGGREDNEPGDMDSRRIVRYPDSHQLFVGNLPHDIDESELKDFFMTYGNVVELRINTKGVGGKLPNFGFVVFDDSDPVQRILGAKVDGPIMFRGGVRLNVEEKKTRAVRERETRGGGDDRRDMRRNDRGPGGSRGVVGSGMMRERDGRGPPPRGGMAPKPGMGSGRGSGGQGEGRFTTQRR, from the exons ATGGTGATGGAGAAGCCAAGTCCCCTGCTTGTAGGGCGGGAGTTTGTGAGGCAGTATTACACACTCTTAAACAAGGCGCCGGATTTTCTGCACAG GTTTTATGGGAGGAATTCTTCCTATGTCCACGGTGGACTTGACCCAAGTGGGAAGCTGGCGGAGGCAGTGTATGGGCAAGCG GAAATCCACAAGAAGGTCATGTCCCTGCAGTTCAGTGAATGCCACACAAAGATCAGGCATGTGGATGCGCATGCCACTCTGAGTGATGGAGTGGTGGTGCAAGTCCTTGGAGAACTGTCCAACAATGGCCAGCCCATGAGGAAGTTCATGCAAACTTTTGTGCTCGCGCCAGAG GGTTCAGTGGCAAACAAGTTCTACGTCCACAATGACATCTTTCGCTACGAGGATGAGGTTTTTGGAGACTCTGAAGCTGAGCTTGATGAGG AATCTGAGGAGGAAGTAGAAGAGGAGGCAGAAGAGAGGCAGCCATCCCCTGAGCCACTTCAGGAAAGCCCCAACAGCACCACCTATTATGAACCTCACCCTGTCAc TAATGGAGTAGAAGAGCCCATGGAGGAGCCAGCTCCAGAACCAGAGCCTGAGCCAGAGCCCGAGCCCAAAGCAGAGGAGATAAAACCTGAGGCAGAGGAGAAGGTTCTGGAAGACATGGAGGAGAAGGCACCTTCACCGGTCCCTGCAGAGTCCCCACCAAACACCCAGGAACCTGCCAAG ACTTTCTCCTGGGCCTCGGTGACCAGTAAAAACTTGCCCCCTACCGGCACAGTCACTTCTTCTGGAATCTCACCCCATGTTGTTAAAGCTCCAAGCTCACAG CCCAGAGTGGAGGCCAAGCcggagacacagacagcaccTCTGCGGCCGCGAGACCAGCGCACGCGGGACAGACCAGCTTTCACTTCACGGGGTCCAAGACCTG ATGGTGTTTCTTCTTCAGAGTCACAAACTGGAAAACCACACCTGAGTTTTGTAAACAAAG GTGGACGGGAAGATAACGAACCTGGTGACATGGACAGTAGGCGGATTGTCCGATACCCAGACAGCCACCAGCTCTTTGTCGGCAACCTTCCACATGACATCGATGAGAGCGAGCTTAAAGATTTCTTCATGA CGTATGGAAATGTCGTGGAGCTGAGGATCAACACCAAGGGTGTTGGTGGAAAGCTGCCGAACTTTGGATTTGTGGTCTTTGACGACTCTGATCCTGTGCAAAGAATCCTTGGGGCCAAGGTAGACGGG CCCATCATGTTCCGAGGGGGGGTGCGTCTGAATGtagaggagaagaagacgaGGGCAGTGCGTGAGCGAGAGACGCGCGGTGGAGGCGACGATCGCAGGGACATGCGGCGCAATGACCGAGGCCCAGGAGGTTCCAGAGGTGTCGTGGGCAGCGGAATGATGCGTGAACGTGACGGGAGGGGACCGCCTCCTCGAGGTGGCATGGCCCCCAAACCTGGCATGGGCTCTGGGAGAGGCTCTGGTGGCCAGGGAGAGGGCCGCTTCACCACCCAGCGCCGCTGA
- the g3bp2 gene encoding ras GTPase-activating protein-binding protein 2 isoform X2 → MVMEKPSPLLVGREFVRQYYTLLNKAPDFLHRFYGRNSSYVHGGLDPSGKLAEAVYGQAEIHKKVMSLQFSECHTKIRHVDAHATLSDGVVVQVLGELSNNGQPMRKFMQTFVLAPEGSVANKFYVHNDIFRYEDEVFGDSEAELDEESEEEVEEEAEERQPSPEPLQESPNSTTYYEPHPVTNGVEEPMEEPAPEPEPEPEPEPKAEEIKPEAEEKVLEDMEEKAPSPVPAESPPNTQEPAKTFSWASVTSKNLPPTGTVTSSGISPHVVKAPSSQPRVEAKPETQTAPLRPRDQRTRDRPAFTSRGPRPDGVSSSESQTGKPHLSFVNKGGREDNEPGDMDSRRIVRYPDSHQLFVGNLPHDIDESELKDFFMTYGNVVELRINTKGVGGKLPNFGFVVFDDSDPVQRILGAKPIMFRGGVRLNVEEKKTRAVRERETRGGGDDRRDMRRNDRGPGGSRGVVGSGMMRERDGRGPPPRGGMAPKPGMGSGRGSGGQGEGRFTTQRR, encoded by the exons ATGGTGATGGAGAAGCCAAGTCCCCTGCTTGTAGGGCGGGAGTTTGTGAGGCAGTATTACACACTCTTAAACAAGGCGCCGGATTTTCTGCACAG GTTTTATGGGAGGAATTCTTCCTATGTCCACGGTGGACTTGACCCAAGTGGGAAGCTGGCGGAGGCAGTGTATGGGCAAGCG GAAATCCACAAGAAGGTCATGTCCCTGCAGTTCAGTGAATGCCACACAAAGATCAGGCATGTGGATGCGCATGCCACTCTGAGTGATGGAGTGGTGGTGCAAGTCCTTGGAGAACTGTCCAACAATGGCCAGCCCATGAGGAAGTTCATGCAAACTTTTGTGCTCGCGCCAGAG GGTTCAGTGGCAAACAAGTTCTACGTCCACAATGACATCTTTCGCTACGAGGATGAGGTTTTTGGAGACTCTGAAGCTGAGCTTGATGAGG AATCTGAGGAGGAAGTAGAAGAGGAGGCAGAAGAGAGGCAGCCATCCCCTGAGCCACTTCAGGAAAGCCCCAACAGCACCACCTATTATGAACCTCACCCTGTCAc TAATGGAGTAGAAGAGCCCATGGAGGAGCCAGCTCCAGAACCAGAGCCTGAGCCAGAGCCCGAGCCCAAAGCAGAGGAGATAAAACCTGAGGCAGAGGAGAAGGTTCTGGAAGACATGGAGGAGAAGGCACCTTCACCGGTCCCTGCAGAGTCCCCACCAAACACCCAGGAACCTGCCAAG ACTTTCTCCTGGGCCTCGGTGACCAGTAAAAACTTGCCCCCTACCGGCACAGTCACTTCTTCTGGAATCTCACCCCATGTTGTTAAAGCTCCAAGCTCACAG CCCAGAGTGGAGGCCAAGCcggagacacagacagcaccTCTGCGGCCGCGAGACCAGCGCACGCGGGACAGACCAGCTTTCACTTCACGGGGTCCAAGACCTG ATGGTGTTTCTTCTTCAGAGTCACAAACTGGAAAACCACACCTGAGTTTTGTAAACAAAG GTGGACGGGAAGATAACGAACCTGGTGACATGGACAGTAGGCGGATTGTCCGATACCCAGACAGCCACCAGCTCTTTGTCGGCAACCTTCCACATGACATCGATGAGAGCGAGCTTAAAGATTTCTTCATGA CGTATGGAAATGTCGTGGAGCTGAGGATCAACACCAAGGGTGTTGGTGGAAAGCTGCCGAACTTTGGATTTGTGGTCTTTGACGACTCTGATCCTGTGCAAAGAATCCTTGGGGCCAAG CCCATCATGTTCCGAGGGGGGGTGCGTCTGAATGtagaggagaagaagacgaGGGCAGTGCGTGAGCGAGAGACGCGCGGTGGAGGCGACGATCGCAGGGACATGCGGCGCAATGACCGAGGCCCAGGAGGTTCCAGAGGTGTCGTGGGCAGCGGAATGATGCGTGAACGTGACGGGAGGGGACCGCCTCCTCGAGGTGGCATGGCCCCCAAACCTGGCATGGGCTCTGGGAGAGGCTCTGGTGGCCAGGGAGAGGGCCGCTTCACCACCCAGCGCCGCTGA